In Nothobranchius furzeri strain GRZ-AD chromosome 18, NfurGRZ-RIMD1, whole genome shotgun sequence, a single genomic region encodes these proteins:
- the LOC139063911 gene encoding putative leucine-rich repeat-containing protein DDB_G0290503, with protein MSRRSTANKKKVSWFDMWEQEVSVDYNAIINVDTVSDSEDCVKPPQKVSLPEKVQQESSVCEKQRNMDRLLIEVEELKENLKISNDSLKNEKIRRTKAETDCVFYKREITELEQGLDYYQHKVETHEKMVQTLQNQLQSKENLCEKLQKHSKQESLLRHNLAQEKQKSENEHIINKLQKEIAELHKEKESLLNKLENFSSMKKEADEKMSAQLETLKHQLDEKSSLCHQLESSFIKEKQLRVQLQQEKKNQKKDLSHQKLRNEIWELEQGLDYYQNNAETREKRMKSLQIELQNKETACEDLQKTLKQLRVQLAQEQQNSQSKDTITENLKEEVGELKKSLVQALESLNSTKLKVKEKSQQLEVFNQQLEEKSALCQTLKSSLDKEQQLRASCQAELDNTRVLVSENSDLQQEIQDLKERNSELRDVMNKHVSEKVESDQQFVQQLQKLKEQHEEELVTLKLQLKEHLRSEIQPGSEIYSPEPQPSVESLETNPDKDCQTDTDVCQTEVIQETLELSLSLHSNESPSEEAVPQTVKPQQNISKWRRFKKFMTPACLRKHKNTL; from the coding sequence ATGTCTAGACGCAGCACCGCTAACAAGAAGAAAGTCTCTTGGTTTGATATGTGGGAACAAGAAGTGAGTGTGGATTATAACGCAATAATCAACGTTGACACAGTTTCAGACTCTGAAGATTGTGTAAAGCCACCACAAAAGGTTTCTCTACCTGAGAAAGTCCAGCAGGAATCGTCTGTCtgtgaaaaacaaagaaacatgGACCGTCTTTTGATTGAAGTGGAGGAACTCAAGGAAAATTTGAAAATTTCCAACGATTCTctaaaaaatgagaaaataagaCGAACCAAAGCTGAAACTGACTGTGTGTTTTACAAGAGAGAAATTACCGAGTTAGAGCAGGGATTAGATTACTATCAACATAAGGTAGAGACTCATGAAAAAATGGTGCAGACTTTACAAAACCAGCTTCAGAGCAAAGAAAATCTCTGTGAGAAACTGCAAAAGCATTCAAAGCAGGAGTCACTGCTGAGACACAACTTAGCTCAAgaaaaacagaagagtgagaacgaACATATAATCAATAAGTTACAGAAGGAAATTGCAGAATTACACAAGGAGAAAGAAAGTCTTTTAAACAAGCTGGAGAATTTTTCCTCCATGAAAAAGGAGGCAGATGAGAAGATGTCTGCACAGCTGGAAACCTTGAAACACCAGTTGGATGAGAAATCTTCTCTTTGTCATCAACTGGAATCGTCTTTTATTAAGGAAAAGCAGCTGAGAGTCCAGTTACAACAGGAGAAGAAGAACCAGAAAAAAGATTTAAGTCATCAGAAATTAAGGAACGAAATCTGGGAATTAGAGCAGGGACTGGATTACTATCAAAATAATGCAGAAACCCGTGAAAAAAGAATGAAGAGTTTACAGATCGAGCTTCAGAACAAAGAAACTGCATGTGAAGATCTGCAGAAGACTTTAAAACAGCTGAGAGTCCAGTTAgctcaagagcagcaaaacagtcAGAGCAAAGACACAATTACTGAGAATTTAAAAGAGGAAGTTGGAGAACTAAAGAAGAGCCTTGTGCAAGCTCTGGAGAGTCTCAACTCCACAAAACTCAAGGTGAAGGAGAAGTCTCAGCAGCTGGAAGTGTTTAATCAGCAGCTAGAAGAGAAATCTGCTCTTTGTCAAACACTTAAATCAAGTTTAGACAAAGAGCAGCAGCTGAGggcgagctgtcaggctgaactgGACAATACCAGAGTTCTCGTCTCTGAGAATTCAGATCTCCAGCAGGAGATCCAGGATTTGAAGGAGAGAAACTCTGAACTCAGAGATGTGATGAACAAACACGTCTCTGAGAAAGTCGAGTCAGACCAGCAGTTTGTTCAACAGCTGCAGAAACTCAAAGAGCAGCATGAAGAGGAATTAGTTAccctaaaactgcagcttaaagaaCATCTCAGGTCTGAGATCCAACCTGGTTCTGAGATTTATTCACCAGAACCACAGCCATCTGTGGAAAGTCTGGAGACAAATCCTGACAAGGATTGTCAGACGGACACGGACGTTTGTCAGACTGAAGTCATTCAGGAAACGCTGGAGTTAAGCCTAAGTCTCCACAGTAACGAGTCTCCATCTGAAGAAGCCGTTCCACAAACAGTCAAACCGCAGCAAAACATTTCTAAGTGGAGACGCTTCAAAAAGTTTATGACTCCAGCGTGTCTGCGGAAACACAAGAACACGTTATAA